Proteins encoded in a region of the Lepidochelys kempii isolate rLepKem1 chromosome 24, rLepKem1.hap2, whole genome shotgun sequence genome:
- the CDC42SE1 gene encoding CDC42 small effector protein 1: protein MSDFWHKLGCCVVEKPQPKKKRRRIDRTMIGEPMNFVHLTHIGSGDMAANEGLPMTGAVQEMRSKGGRERQWSSSRVL from the exons ATGAGTGATTTTTGGCACAAGCTGGGCTGCTGCGTAGTTGAGAAACCACAACCA aaaaagaagaggaggcGAATTGACCGTACCATGATAGGGGAGCCGATGAATTTTGTACACCTGACGCACATCGGATCAGGTGATATGGCAGCTAACGAGGGCCTTCCCATG ACAGGCGCTGTTCAAGAGATGAGATCCAAAGGCGGACGGGAGAGACAATGGAGTAGCTCCAGAGTTTTGTAG